A window of Haliscomenobacter hydrossis DSM 1100 contains these coding sequences:
- a CDS encoding T9SS type A sorting domain-containing protein — protein MKNRLYLKFLCAIFLIAPLLLNAQLKPGVFKKTACNACTGEARLIVNDTAIQKSIKLGKFKFTLAMKDAQGAMIEIPQSNIGELFSDKIIIFENVCAGDFVIGAELLDSRFAGLACTKKEFTGKMEAEGEGNFSVDVVSTANERIEVSTTANNPTYKWSNGGNSNSIVAVGQTIYFVTVTDEIGCTKVGGPYKLPDGCGEGTQYDFEAFVAGPKIYTTAGQVFKAQVKPSGASAFVDADASYNITWKDPDGNILGTGNTLPATYHLYQNFDFLTLEFANKCKKVSYQQNLLKCGSASAELNTLFQVQTQASCAELETKDIYGNPIDLKSGSLSLNLSALGIPAGKLSIKVDGTSIYDDQTTLSLSNLAAGSHSIVVSIEGATPQEKCTYTLNASVGETAFQVVSAPATKDGDCEFNLYCPTNKARPRFIVPAAREYSVELSRSEERKEKIRNEMCRPMLDCVLGDQTFSVNDPRRSRISAITSWAGILDEVFNALLKDDNTTLTPAQKLELRRLCEANTNRDKCAEVVFCPGSLTVIDDTRPKGGRHENGDNIDPNTNCRALDCGKRGNREVHSTCDPEIAAIVDIDMPIGKDGTSICKEAPKPPKDRPCSNPEIITIQEIVDDFITRTGLFDLEKQSLWTSSPLFELAETLVTQKWDISANGCRALKFCPGNYSFIASNDILEELAGIDYCRPCSSASEIIPFKEAITNPGIKTLIQQVYQQTGWGQRVPFPIPGISDSRYACMVVNYCRSEGRLMRIQKLKRQIEQAPLCNECDGNWVTERLNVLVNKFSSGAITPTQSSNLEDILNAAADNHKNNDNERCMLVTYCSVNYSVMDYNDVLKFARDQKCPLGNGANLMPGEHEHDHTETISTNDNSEEQVNHLTGSENFTTAADENLRVKIYIDSLPIEKFVRFAPLISGEGASPKAVTQTPQGNYYYNYSHIDNNIVHFKDSTLQYEWNSWDANKTYTVYQSVANREFVLMYSGPEYAWTAPIESDTLLQITHYSVRDSFLYLGGSVSGALRYRGDLLNPNYTHQRLDGFTLRIGASGTFQGLNIIQNLDTLDGLHLAQSQTGGLMVAGRILGDSLIVNEQKMVLAAADLGFVGAIQSNDHSFQLIKTMPLNGATLSKFETSADAQRFAVVLSNYDTLLSDGSVQSGNGLGILVYNASGSLQWKDKFQGAIDPQQLDLTFGAQSGLALGLTFSGVIQRSNDTVFMYSQGKEDLGIIKYDSTGTLAWSKSYGGYESETINDLLYDDGVIYFGGNFMGQSYYRQVGKYGFYNTTGAFDRAYVSYVFDTIPSDPSAELLNLNNPKLAKTQTPKQLSKALTLYPNPFSNEVTTEFELESASTVQIVLQNELGNVVQSQSIQGVNGLNRYLLSTHSLPPGIYIIQVINADRHIHGVGKVVKIKP, from the coding sequence ATGAAAAACAGACTATACCTAAAGTTCCTCTGCGCAATTTTTTTGATTGCCCCCTTATTACTAAACGCTCAGTTGAAACCAGGCGTGTTCAAAAAAACCGCTTGTAATGCTTGTACGGGGGAGGCAAGGCTAATAGTTAATGATACAGCTATCCAAAAATCGATCAAATTGGGGAAATTCAAATTTACCCTTGCAATGAAGGATGCCCAAGGTGCAATGATTGAAATCCCACAAAGTAACATTGGTGAGCTTTTTAGTGATAAAATCATTATTTTTGAAAATGTCTGCGCGGGAGATTTTGTAATTGGGGCAGAATTGCTAGACAGTCGATTTGCTGGACTTGCGTGTACAAAAAAGGAGTTTACCGGGAAAATGGAAGCTGAAGGCGAAGGCAATTTTTCGGTTGATGTAGTCAGTACGGCCAATGAAAGAATAGAAGTGAGCACGACTGCCAACAATCCGACGTACAAATGGAGCAATGGCGGCAATTCAAATTCCATTGTTGCAGTTGGGCAGACTATTTATTTCGTTACCGTAACCGACGAAATTGGTTGCACCAAGGTAGGTGGCCCCTACAAACTACCCGACGGCTGTGGCGAAGGGACTCAATACGATTTTGAAGCTTTTGTTGCGGGGCCAAAAATTTACACCACTGCTGGACAAGTATTTAAAGCACAGGTAAAACCCTCGGGAGCTTCCGCATTTGTAGATGCCGATGCCTCTTATAACATCACCTGGAAAGACCCAGATGGCAATATTCTCGGCACCGGAAATACGCTTCCCGCTACTTATCATTTGTATCAAAATTTTGATTTTTTGACCCTGGAATTTGCCAATAAATGTAAAAAAGTAAGCTATCAACAAAATTTACTCAAATGTGGTTCTGCTAGCGCCGAGTTAAACACACTTTTTCAAGTGCAAACCCAAGCTTCTTGCGCAGAACTGGAGACCAAAGACATCTATGGTAATCCAATTGACCTCAAATCGGGGAGCCTTTCCCTTAATTTGTCGGCTTTAGGTATTCCTGCTGGTAAACTGTCCATCAAAGTAGATGGAACAAGCATCTATGATGACCAAACTACTTTAAGTTTGAGTAACCTTGCGGCTGGCTCACACAGTATAGTTGTTAGTATTGAAGGAGCTACGCCTCAGGAAAAATGTACCTATACCTTGAATGCAAGTGTAGGGGAAACAGCTTTTCAAGTGGTATCGGCTCCTGCTACTAAAGACGGTGACTGTGAATTCAATTTGTATTGCCCAACCAATAAGGCTCGGCCAAGGTTCATTGTTCCTGCCGCAAGAGAGTATTCTGTCGAATTAAGCCGGAGTGAAGAACGAAAAGAAAAGATAAGGAATGAAATGTGTAGACCCATGTTAGATTGTGTACTAGGTGATCAAACATTTTCAGTCAATGATCCACGCAGAAGCAGAATCAGTGCAATTACTTCTTGGGCGGGAATCTTAGATGAAGTATTCAATGCTTTGTTAAAGGATGACAATACAACGCTAACACCAGCTCAGAAGCTTGAACTCCGTCGTTTGTGTGAGGCCAATACCAACCGGGATAAATGTGCAGAGGTGGTTTTTTGCCCAGGTTCACTAACGGTCATAGATGATACAAGACCAAAAGGTGGCCGCCATGAAAATGGAGACAATATAGATCCCAATACCAATTGTCGAGCATTGGATTGTGGAAAAAGAGGAAATAGAGAAGTTCATTCAACATGTGACCCTGAAATCGCCGCTATTGTTGATATTGATATGCCAATAGGGAAGGATGGAACCAGTATTTGTAAAGAGGCTCCCAAACCGCCTAAAGACAGACCTTGTAGCAACCCTGAAATCATTACAATTCAGGAGATTGTAGACGACTTTATCACCAGAACAGGTTTATTTGACCTTGAAAAACAAAGCCTTTGGACAAGCTCACCTTTATTTGAACTGGCGGAAACGTTAGTCACTCAGAAGTGGGACATTTCTGCAAACGGCTGTAGGGCGTTGAAGTTTTGTCCTGGCAACTATAGTTTTATTGCTTCAAATGATATTCTTGAAGAGTTAGCGGGCATTGATTACTGTCGCCCTTGTTCGTCTGCATCCGAGATTATCCCATTTAAAGAAGCCATAACCAACCCTGGAATCAAAACATTGATCCAACAAGTATATCAGCAGACTGGATGGGGGCAAAGGGTTCCCTTTCCTATACCAGGTATAAGTGACAGCAGATATGCCTGCATGGTGGTCAATTATTGCCGTAGTGAAGGCCGTTTAATGAGGATTCAAAAATTAAAAAGACAGATTGAACAGGCTCCATTATGTAATGAATGTGATGGAAATTGGGTCACTGAACGACTGAATGTTTTGGTCAATAAATTCTCTTCTGGAGCGATTACGCCAACCCAATCTAGTAATCTTGAGGATATATTAAACGCAGCTGCGGATAACCATAAGAACAATGACAATGAAAGATGTATGTTAGTGACTTATTGTTCTGTAAATTATTCTGTTATGGATTATAACGATGTTTTAAAGTTTGCAAGAGATCAAAAATGTCCCTTAGGCAATGGGGCAAATTTGATGCCCGGTGAACATGAGCATGATCACACAGAAACCATATCAACGAATGATAATTCAGAGGAACAAGTAAACCATTTAACTGGGTCTGAAAACTTTACCACAGCTGCCGATGAAAACCTGCGGGTAAAAATATACATCGATTCACTTCCTATCGAAAAATTTGTACGTTTTGCCCCACTGATCAGTGGTGAAGGAGCATCCCCCAAAGCTGTAACTCAAACTCCACAGGGCAACTATTACTACAACTACAGCCATATTGACAACAACATTGTGCACTTTAAAGATTCCACGCTCCAATACGAGTGGAATAGTTGGGATGCCAATAAGACGTACACCGTTTATCAATCTGTAGCTAATCGCGAATTTGTATTGATGTACTCTGGTCCTGAATATGCCTGGACAGCTCCTATAGAGTCGGATACTTTGCTCCAGATCACCCACTATTCCGTAAGAGATAGTTTCTTGTACCTGGGTGGTTCTGTCAGTGGAGCATTGCGCTACCGAGGTGATTTGCTTAATCCCAATTATACACACCAGCGCTTGGACGGATTTACGTTAAGAATAGGCGCTTCGGGTACTTTCCAGGGCTTAAACATCATTCAGAACCTGGATACTTTGGATGGTTTGCACTTAGCCCAAAGTCAAACCGGAGGATTAATGGTAGCAGGTCGGATTTTAGGGGATTCGTTGATTGTCAATGAACAAAAAATGGTTTTGGCTGCTGCTGATCTGGGATTTGTTGGGGCAATTCAGTCCAATGATCATTCCTTCCAATTGATTAAGACAATGCCACTCAACGGTGCTACTCTTTCCAAGTTTGAAACATCTGCTGATGCCCAGCGCTTTGCCGTAGTGCTGAGCAATTATGATACCTTGCTTAGTGATGGTTCCGTGCAATCAGGCAATGGATTAGGGATTTTGGTGTACAATGCTAGTGGAAGCTTGCAATGGAAAGACAAATTTCAAGGTGCCATTGATCCACAGCAATTGGATTTGACTTTTGGAGCACAGTCTGGCTTAGCATTGGGACTTACTTTTAGTGGCGTCATTCAACGATCTAACGATACCGTCTTTATGTACAGCCAGGGCAAAGAAGACCTTGGCATCATCAAGTATGATTCAACAGGAACGTTGGCATGGAGCAAATCCTATGGCGGATACGAGTCCGAGACCATCAATGATCTACTTTATGATGACGGGGTAATCTATTTTGGCGGCAATTTTATGGGCCAATCTTATTACCGTCAAGTTGGGAAATATGGATTTTACAATACTACTGGAGCTTTTGATCGGGCTTACGTTTCTTATGTGTTCGATACCATTCCAAGTGATCCAAGTGCAGAATTGCTCAATTTGAATAACCCCAAATTGGCAAAAACTCAAACGCCTAAGCAACTGTCTAAAGCATTAACACTTTACCCCAACCCATTCAGCAATGAAGTGACGACAGAATTTGAACTTGAGTCGGCTTCAACTGTACAAATTGTGCTGCAAAATGAATTGGGAAACGTGGTGCAAAGCCAGTCTATTCAGGGCGTAAACGGGTTGAATCGTTATCTGTTGAGCACACATAGCCTTCCTCCAGGAATCTACATCATCCAAGTAATCAATGCGGACCGCCATATTCATGGCGTAGGTAAAGTCGTAAAAATTAAGCCATAA
- the surE gene encoding 5'/3'-nucleotidase SurE: MKKPLILVTNDDGIAARGIKTLIDVAKQLGDVIVVAPDSPQSGQGHAITLEQPLRLYKVDLFEGVEAYECSGTPVDCVKLAKNVLLKDRELNLCVSGINHGSNAAINILYSGTLSAAMEASLEGVPSIGFSFLNYSPRADFSACTGFAKALMKYVLQHGMSKGNLWNVNIPDLPADEIKGIKVCRQADARWVEEFVEATDPRGQKYYWLTGRFVNEDQAENTDIWALENGYISLVPSKHDLTNYEALDELQSLEILTS; the protein is encoded by the coding sequence ATGAAAAAACCTTTAATTCTGGTCACCAACGACGACGGCATTGCCGCTCGTGGCATTAAAACCCTGATCGATGTTGCTAAACAACTTGGCGATGTGATCGTGGTTGCACCCGACTCTCCCCAGTCCGGACAAGGGCATGCCATCACCCTGGAACAACCTTTGCGTTTGTACAAAGTAGACCTTTTTGAGGGTGTAGAAGCCTACGAATGCTCCGGCACCCCGGTAGATTGTGTCAAGCTGGCCAAAAACGTGCTGCTCAAAGACCGTGAACTAAACCTTTGTGTATCCGGGATCAACCACGGCTCCAACGCAGCCATCAACATCCTTTATTCCGGCACACTTTCGGCAGCGATGGAAGCTTCGCTGGAAGGCGTACCCTCCATCGGGTTTTCGTTCCTGAATTACTCCCCCCGGGCCGATTTTAGCGCTTGTACGGGTTTTGCCAAAGCGCTGATGAAATATGTATTGCAGCACGGCATGAGCAAGGGGAACCTGTGGAACGTCAACATTCCGGATTTACCCGCCGATGAGATCAAGGGGATAAAAGTGTGTCGCCAGGCCGATGCACGCTGGGTGGAAGAGTTTGTCGAAGCGACCGATCCCCGTGGCCAAAAATACTATTGGTTGACCGGACGTTTTGTCAACGAAGACCAGGCGGAAAATACCGATATCTGGGCTTTGGAAAACGGGTACATTTCGTTGGTGCCGTCCAAGCATGACTTGACAAATTACGAAGCGCTGGACGAATTGCAATCCTTGGAAATATTGACCAGTTAA
- the hemH gene encoding ferrochelatase: MVFGKKGILLVNLGTPNSPSRGDVYVYLRQFLTDPRVIDIPWVQRQVLVNGIIAPFRSGSSAKLYQELWTPEGSPIKIYGERVAAGLQALLGDEYAVALGMRYQNPSIESALKQLIDQQVSEITVFPMFPQYASASTGSVHDEVMRLLRKEQVIPNVRFINSYYDHDPMIEIFADNARKFDIASYDHILFSFHGLPQRQMIKADACNHCLKTANCCETVSIKNQFCYSAQSHGTAYALAKKLNLTRDRYTISFQSRLGRDPWIQPYTIEVLEKLAKQGAKRLLVFSAAFVADCLETIVEISSEYQEEFHKMGGETVDLVPSLNDDPRWIKVIADMVR, encoded by the coding sequence ATGGTTTTTGGTAAAAAAGGCATTCTTCTGGTCAACCTCGGCACGCCCAACTCCCCGTCACGTGGAGATGTGTATGTCTATTTGAGGCAATTTCTGACCGATCCGCGGGTAATCGATATCCCCTGGGTGCAAAGACAAGTATTGGTCAATGGCATCATTGCGCCGTTTCGCTCGGGTTCTTCGGCCAAGCTGTACCAGGAATTGTGGACCCCCGAAGGTTCACCCATCAAGATTTATGGCGAACGGGTCGCTGCGGGTTTACAGGCTTTATTGGGCGACGAATACGCGGTAGCACTGGGTATGCGTTACCAAAATCCCTCAATTGAATCGGCGTTGAAACAACTCATCGACCAACAGGTGTCGGAAATCACGGTTTTTCCGATGTTCCCACAGTACGCTTCGGCGAGCACGGGCTCGGTACACGATGAGGTCATGCGTTTGTTGCGCAAAGAGCAGGTCATTCCCAATGTGCGCTTCATCAATTCTTACTACGATCACGATCCGATGATCGAGATTTTTGCCGACAACGCCCGGAAATTCGACATTGCCTCTTACGATCATATCCTCTTCAGTTTTCACGGACTGCCCCAGCGGCAAATGATCAAGGCCGATGCTTGTAACCATTGCCTAAAAACGGCCAATTGTTGCGAAACGGTGTCCATCAAAAACCAGTTTTGCTATTCAGCACAAAGCCATGGTACCGCCTATGCGCTGGCCAAAAAACTAAATCTGACCCGGGATCGCTACACCATTTCTTTCCAGAGCCGTCTAGGGCGGGATCCCTGGATTCAGCCTTATACCATTGAAGTATTGGAAAAATTGGCAAAACAGGGTGCCAAACGCCTCCTGGTTTTCAGCGCCGCTTTTGTGGCCGATTGCCTCGAAACGATCGTGGAAATCAGCAGCGAGTACCAGGAAGAGTTTCACAAAATGGGTGGAGAAACGGTAGACCTGGTGCCGAGTTTGAATGATGATCCCCGCTGGATTAAAGTGATTGCGGATATGGTGCGTTAA
- a CDS encoding T9SS type A sorting domain-containing protein: MCKNIFAILLSWFTAMGMTYAQTPNYHWATKWDADRNSDFGFDSDDQFVVDALGNSYLLQRIADQIQYADTTLFADPEAGAYALAKYDAAGQFQWARTLVGLDEDGVESRWGYLNSLIVDRAGNILISGEFDVPQFFAGMGNPVQNQCPEEYGKTLFMVTFSQGGQLLKVEQHYAYGSPPDAEYYGGADSPVLNLDASGQRHLVFNLYGDTLVWNGQKQYYGSQNYQLLLMRGQGSGNLEQIGAIHYNNGGFYPQKLIPQADGSVLLFGEASEETTLSDDHGFSYTTGPLIEGSSLEDIYLVIKYNAQGQVLWIRELHGEYAEAQLVADPQGHIYLMGYFETFLRWKQQTLRAGADEYGGFLFRLDEQGEIVWRKIYSDAAIDVTLAAQVASVAPDGGLLAPLVILAPEGEPSTTFEGQTVQAVWDGYTSAIGHYNLHGTLDTLVPLPAAGEGIFFVTNLRYDPNGRIYGLFQTAEVDTLRLGDYTFPVVEYTSEILACFTLSNLPPGFTAPKAATNLDKTTENLRIIRTYPNPTEDKITVEWALQIEPAQLLLRNINGQALQAFNMAPYASQQSLDLRLLPRGWYLVEWKSGEKRELLRVLKQ; encoded by the coding sequence ATGTGTAAAAACATTTTCGCTATTCTTTTGAGTTGGTTTACAGCAATGGGCATGACCTATGCCCAAACCCCCAACTACCACTGGGCGACCAAATGGGATGCTGATCGCAACAGCGATTTCGGGTTTGACAGCGACGACCAATTTGTAGTAGACGCCCTGGGCAACAGCTACCTCTTGCAGCGCATCGCAGATCAAATCCAGTACGCCGACACCACCCTATTTGCCGACCCTGAGGCAGGAGCTTACGCCCTGGCCAAGTATGACGCTGCCGGGCAATTCCAGTGGGCCCGTACCTTGGTGGGATTGGATGAAGACGGTGTGGAAAGCCGCTGGGGGTATCTCAACAGCCTCATTGTTGATCGCGCTGGAAATATTTTGATCTCTGGAGAATTTGATGTTCCACAGTTTTTCGCAGGGATGGGTAATCCCGTGCAGAACCAATGCCCCGAGGAGTATGGCAAGACCCTCTTTATGGTCACTTTTAGCCAGGGAGGGCAATTGTTGAAAGTAGAGCAACACTACGCTTATGGATCCCCGCCCGATGCTGAATATTATGGGGGCGCAGACAGCCCGGTATTGAACCTTGATGCCTCCGGGCAACGGCACCTGGTGTTCAATCTTTATGGGGATACCCTGGTGTGGAATGGCCAAAAGCAGTACTATGGCAGCCAAAACTACCAATTGCTGCTGATGCGTGGCCAGGGCAGCGGCAACCTGGAGCAGATTGGTGCCATCCACTACAACAATGGTGGGTTTTATCCTCAAAAATTGATTCCCCAAGCGGATGGCTCAGTATTGTTGTTTGGTGAAGCAAGTGAAGAAACGACCCTGAGCGATGATCATGGTTTTAGCTATACCACTGGCCCATTGATCGAAGGCTCCAGTTTGGAAGACATCTACCTGGTGATCAAATACAATGCCCAGGGGCAAGTGTTGTGGATCAGGGAGCTGCACGGTGAATACGCTGAAGCGCAACTGGTAGCCGACCCACAAGGGCATATTTACCTCATGGGTTATTTTGAAACTTTTTTGCGGTGGAAACAGCAAACCCTGCGCGCAGGAGCGGATGAATATGGCGGCTTTTTGTTCCGCCTGGATGAACAAGGGGAAATCGTATGGCGAAAAATCTATTCCGATGCAGCAATTGACGTGACCCTCGCGGCACAAGTTGCCAGTGTTGCGCCGGATGGCGGTTTGTTGGCTCCTCTGGTTATTCTTGCGCCCGAAGGGGAGCCTTCCACCACTTTTGAAGGGCAAACTGTCCAGGCGGTTTGGGATGGGTATACTTCTGCCATAGGCCATTACAACCTGCACGGCACACTGGATACTTTAGTACCTTTACCTGCCGCTGGCGAGGGTATTTTTTTTGTGACCAATTTGCGCTACGATCCCAATGGCCGTATTTATGGTCTTTTTCAAACAGCTGAGGTCGATACCCTACGGCTAGGTGACTACACGTTCCCCGTTGTTGAATACACCTCTGAAATCCTCGCTTGTTTTACCCTTTCCAATCTCCCTCCAGGCTTCACCGCACCAAAGGCAGCCACAAACCTGGATAAAACCACCGAAAACCTCCGCATCATCCGCACCTATCCCAACCCAACCGAAGACAAAATCACGGTGGAGTGGGCACTCCAAATAGAACCTGCTCAATTGCTATTGCGCAACATAAACGGGCAAGCCTTGCAAGCTTTTAACATGGCCCCGTATGCCAGCCAGCAAAGTCTGGACTTGCGTTTGCTACCTCGGGGCTGGTATCTCGTTGAATGGAAAAGTGGAGAAAAAAGGGAATTGTTGCGGGTGTTGAAGCAGTGA
- a CDS encoding PspC domain-containing protein, with the protein MKEVKSLVARSAFGVCSYLGQKMGLSTDRVRLYFIYASFVTLGSPIIVYLVLAFWLNVKKYIKAGRSMLWS; encoded by the coding sequence ATGAAAGAAGTGAAGTCCCTGGTAGCGCGCTCCGCCTTTGGAGTGTGTAGCTATTTAGGCCAAAAAATGGGCTTGTCTACGGATCGGGTGAGGCTGTATTTCATCTATGCCTCTTTCGTCACCCTGGGCTCTCCCATCATCGTGTACCTGGTGCTGGCCTTCTGGCTCAATGTAAAAAAATACATCAAGGCGGGCAGGAGTATGTTGTGGTCGTGA
- a CDS encoding outer membrane beta-barrel protein, whose product MKNLYIKLSILLLAQLCGTAVSAQIEKGSWMATGKSTMYVDPLRFSIQGDIGYMLSNRLMVIPSLKNSYVNFSKLALNDFNFGLEARYYYLKPGKKLAPFVGLRGDLNADHSTFYNQNSTRLLANTGVDFMITPNLAFETQVYYDMKSDEVYRYFARLWGLDFSLRTFLAKNKKTSKKAKKEVLVYQVEKGDWVLNGNANYVRTAVESPWFEPTFDLILTPKVGLALSKHWIVGLSAYTRLTSRDYSYFGEKEEFIIDKSYASQNGIGVFGRYLHQFSDSKWACFAEAGYTAAFSISANKTRTWFSNSDSDRIFYGQVGVNYFLSPKIALEASFIHTEDSVFPRAGNHLEFGLQAYLPKQSKQTKP is encoded by the coding sequence ATGAAAAACCTCTACATAAAACTATCCATCCTTCTGCTTGCGCAGCTATGCGGCACGGCTGTAAGTGCTCAGATCGAGAAGGGGAGTTGGATGGCCACTGGCAAAAGTACGATGTATGTTGACCCTTTACGTTTCAGTATCCAAGGAGATATAGGCTACATGCTCAGCAATCGGCTCATGGTCATCCCCTCATTAAAAAATTCTTATGTCAATTTTTCAAAACTAGCCTTGAATGACTTCAATTTTGGACTGGAGGCTCGGTATTATTACCTCAAGCCCGGTAAAAAGCTTGCTCCTTTTGTAGGCTTAAGAGGCGATTTAAATGCAGATCACTCTACGTTTTATAACCAAAATTCAACCAGACTACTAGCCAACACGGGTGTTGATTTTATGATCACTCCTAACCTAGCCTTTGAAACCCAAGTGTATTACGACATGAAGTCTGATGAGGTTTACCGTTATTTTGCACGCCTGTGGGGCCTGGATTTTTCTTTAAGAACCTTTTTGGCTAAAAACAAAAAAACGTCAAAGAAAGCCAAAAAAGAAGTACTGGTCTATCAAGTTGAAAAAGGTGATTGGGTACTCAATGGCAACGCTAACTATGTACGAACAGCGGTAGAATCTCCTTGGTTTGAACCCACTTTTGACCTGATATTGACTCCTAAAGTAGGCCTAGCACTCTCCAAACACTGGATAGTAGGGCTTAGTGCTTATACCCGCCTTACATCAAGGGATTATTCTTACTTCGGTGAGAAAGAAGAGTTTATCATTGATAAATCTTATGCGTCTCAAAATGGTATCGGTGTATTTGGGCGGTATCTCCACCAATTTAGTGACTCAAAATGGGCCTGCTTTGCTGAGGCGGGGTATACTGCGGCTTTTAGCATTTCAGCAAATAAAACGCGAACGTGGTTTTCCAACAGCGATAGTGACAGAATATTCTACGGGCAAGTTGGTGTCAACTACTTTTTAAGTCCAAAAATTGCGCTAGAAGCTTCATTCATCCACACAGAGGATAGCGTTTTTCCTCGGGCGGGTAATCACTTAGAATTTGGCCTACAGGCTTATTTGCCCAAACAAAGCAAACAAACTAAGCCCTAA
- the lpxB gene encoding lipid-A-disaccharide synthase, protein MKYYLIAGEASGDLHGSNLMKALKVEDPQAEFRIWGGDLMQAAGGDLRKHYRDLAFMGFVEVLKNLRTILRNLRFCQEDILAYQPDALILIDYPGFNLRIAKWAKQQGIKVLYYISPQIWAWHTSRVHQIKANVDRMYVILPFEKEFYAKYDCAVDFVGHPLLDVVKGYTAAPDFRSKNGLDERPIIALLPGSRKQEITRMLSVMLEMAPLFPAHQFVIAGAPSMPAAFYEVILAEKNRPENVRLVQKQTYDLLSQAAAALVTSGTATLETALFQVPEVVCYRGGNISYQIAKRLVNVKYISLVNLIVDKPLVTELIQDNFNSKTLHTELEKLFSPDIRSEISAGFAELQTLMGDAGASRRAARMMIEKISN, encoded by the coding sequence ATGAAATACTACCTCATTGCCGGTGAAGCCTCGGGTGATTTGCACGGTTCCAATTTGATGAAAGCCCTCAAAGTAGAAGATCCACAAGCGGAGTTTCGGATCTGGGGTGGGGATTTGATGCAGGCTGCCGGGGGCGATTTGCGCAAGCACTACCGCGATTTGGCGTTCATGGGGTTCGTGGAGGTGCTGAAAAATCTGCGCACCATCCTGCGCAACCTGCGTTTTTGCCAGGAAGACATTCTGGCTTACCAGCCCGATGCCCTCATCCTGATTGACTACCCAGGTTTTAATCTGCGCATTGCCAAATGGGCCAAGCAGCAAGGCATCAAGGTGTTGTACTACATCTCGCCCCAAATTTGGGCCTGGCACACCAGTCGTGTCCACCAAATCAAGGCCAATGTCGACCGCATGTACGTGATTCTGCCTTTTGAAAAAGAGTTTTACGCCAAATATGACTGTGCGGTTGATTTTGTGGGGCATCCCCTGCTCGACGTGGTCAAAGGGTATACGGCTGCGCCTGATTTTCGCAGTAAAAATGGATTGGATGAACGGCCCATCATCGCCCTTTTGCCCGGTAGCCGCAAGCAGGAAATCACCCGCATGTTGAGCGTTATGCTGGAAATGGCGCCTTTGTTTCCGGCACACCAATTTGTCATCGCCGGAGCACCATCCATGCCCGCAGCCTTTTATGAAGTCATTCTGGCCGAAAAAAACCGCCCGGAAAATGTCCGGTTGGTGCAAAAACAAACTTACGATTTACTGTCCCAAGCCGCAGCCGCCCTGGTTACTTCGGGTACGGCAACCCTGGAAACGGCACTGTTTCAAGTGCCCGAAGTGGTGTGCTACCGTGGGGGGAACATCTCCTACCAAATCGCCAAACGACTGGTCAACGTCAAGTACATTTCGCTGGTCAACCTGATCGTAGACAAACCACTCGTGACCGAGCTTATTCAAGATAATTTTAATTCAAAAACGCTTCACACTGAGCTTGAAAAATTATTTTCGCCCGACATCCGCTCGGAAATAAGCGCAGGATTCGCTGAGTTACAAACACTTATGGGTGATGCAGGCGCATCCCGGCGAGCAGCCAGAATGATGATTGAAAAAATAAGTAATTAA